Genomic window (Blastocatellia bacterium):
CGTCACGACACGACGGGAGACACTGGATCGTACCCTGGCGCTGCTCCGTGTGGCTGGCGTCATGCTTCCGCGCCCCTTGACCGAGGCGGTCCTGGCCGAGAAGCCTTCGGCCGATGAGCTTCGGTCGTGGGTGGGGGCTCTGGCTCGCGCTCTGCACCTTCGGGCGGCAGCCCCCGTGGTGATGCCGACATCCTCGCGTCGGCACCCGAAGCTGCTCGATCGGTCGGGATTTGTTGACCTGTTGGTGGAGAACTTTTATCCCGAGGGATATGCCGATCTCTTCTTCACCCCCGAAGATCTCGCGTATCTGCTCGATTATCCCGATGCCGATCAGATTCCCCGCTCGAGCCGGGCGTCGTTCGCCCTGCTGCTGAGCGATGGGATTCTCACTCCTTTCCCCGATGGCACGTTACGTCCGAAGGCTCCGATCGCGCGGCAGGAGGCCCTCACGATGCTCGGGCGAATGCTCGATCGCTTCGATTCCGCCGTCATTCAGGCGGGCCAGCTCATGAACGCAACGCCCACGACGCTCACGGTCAAGACGGCGCAGGGGAAGGCGGCGACTCTCTCCCTGGAACCCGACCTCTTCCTCTTCAAACAGATTGCCGGTCATGTGACTGCCAGCAGCGCGATTCGGGTCATCGGAGGTGAACGCCTTCGGTTTCACGTGAACTCCCGAGGCCGAATTGACTATCTGGAAATTGAACCGAGTCGAGCGGGTGTCGCCAGCGATCGTTACTCGCCCTACGCCCACTGGGAAGTTAGCGTCACCCGAGACGAGATCTCCCGCCGCCTGCGCGACAAGGGGGTGATGGTCGGGCCGGTGGTTGACCTCAGGATCGTTCGTCGGGGAGCGTCGGGCCGCGTGATCGAGCTGGAGATCATCGGACGACAGCACCGTCAGCGCGTCCGGGGACAGGCCATACGCACCCTCTTCAATCTGCGAGACACGTTGTTTGTGATCGAACGGCGGAGGGACACAAGCGGAGCGATTCAGAGTTTCGTCTTCATCGGTCGCGGCTGGGGACATGGTGTCGGCTTGTGCCAGATGGGAGCCTACGGTCTGGCCCTGAGTGGAGCCAGCTACGACCGGATTCTCCGCACGTATTACCGAGGCATTCGCCTGGAGAAGCTCTACTGAATGAGCCCGCTCAGCAAGAATCAACGTTTGGGGGCGCTCCTTCTCTTCGGCCTCCTTTTGCTTGTGGCCTGGTACCGATGGATTCAGTAAGGCCCCGACCCATCCCGGCGATTGTGGGCCCGACCGCATCGGGGAAGAGCGATCTGGGAATGGCTCTGGCGCGCCATTTTGGCGGCGAGATCATCAACTGTGACTCGGTTCAGGTCTACCGGAGGCTGGAGATCGGCACAGCGAAGGTTCCGATGTCGTGGAGGCACCTTGTCCCGCATCACCTCATAGACATCGTGGAACCGACGGAGAATTTCACTGCCGGGGAATATGCGCGACGAGCGCGGGCGGTGATCGAAGAGATCGAAGCGCGAGGACGACTGGCCATCCTCGTCGGCGGCACGGGGTTCTACCTGCGGGCGTTGCGCCAGCCGCTGTTTGAATCACCGCCGACGGATCTGGAGCTGCGTCAGCGTCTGACCCGGATACGGGAGCGCTGGGGAACGCACCATCTCTATCGGATGTTGTGCCGGGTTGATCCTCCCACTGCCGGCCGCCTCTCACCCAATGACTGGTCGCGCATCACACGGGCGCTGGAGTACTACTTTCAAACGGGGCGACGATTGTCCGAGAATCAGATTCACCGACCTCCTCCGCCGGATTGTGCCCGGCGCATCGTTGTCATTGCTCTGGATCCGCCACGGGAGGAACTTTACCGACGCATCAACGCGCGGGCGGAGGCCATGTTCCGCCAGGGGCTGGTGGATGAGGTCAAGAGTCTGCTGGACGCGGGAATTCCTCCATCGGCCAAGGCGTTTGGCGCACATGGGTACCGGCGGGTGATCCAGTACCTTCAGGGGAAGATTTCCCTCCCCCAGGCCATCGAACTGACGAAACAGGACACGCGCCACTACGCCAAACGGCAGCTCACGTGGTTCCGACGAGAACCGGGCGTCACCTGGTTCAAAGGATTCGGCGATGATCCCCGGATTCAGGCAACGGTCATTGCATTCCTCAGCGAGACCCATGACCTGCACCCCGCAGACGAACGTCAGAATGACGTTGAAAAGAGATCGGGCTGATGTTAGGTTTAACAGCCAACGTGAACGATCTATGACAGACGAACAGAGACAAAACGTGCTGGGGGAGGACACGTCCTTGGCAACGACCGAGCATAACGTTCAAGATGTCTTCCTGAACCATGTTCGGCGGGAACGCATGACGGTCACCATCTATCTGGTCAGCGGTGTGAAGCTCATCGGGAAGATCAAAAGCTTCGACAAGTTCTCGGTCCTGTTCGATGCCGGACATCAGGACATGCTGCTGTTCAAGCATGCCATTTCGACCATCTCGGTCGCCAAGCACAGTGAAGCCAAAGTGAAAGCGGGAGCATCGCCCTCTCCCGAAGCGACGCCGTGAGCCGACGGTCTACGGCCCGAGAGTGGTCAAACGTTCCGATGAGAGGACGACTCATCACGTTTGAAGGCATTGACGGGTCCGGGAAGACGACCATGGCAGCCCGGGCGGCTGATTTCCTTCGTCAGCACAACATCCCCTGTGTGACCACGCGGGAACCGGGCGGGACTCGCCTTGGGGCAGCCATCCGCGCGATCTTATTACCCTCGACGGCCGAGAAGAAAGTGACGCCGCTCACCGAACTGCTGCTCTACGCGGCGGACCGAGCCGAGCATGTGCGAGAAGTTATCCTTCCCGCTCTGGAGGCGGGGAAAATCGTTCTCTCCGATCGCTACATGGACGCCACCATTGCCTATCAAGGATACGGGCGAGGAAACGATCTGGAGTTTGTTCGCGCGCTCATGACCGTAGTGACGGCGGGCGTGCGTCCGGATCTGACGCTGCTCCTGGATCTGGACGTGGCGACAGCCGAGCGGCGTCTCCACGAGCGCGGCGGTCGAGGCGCGAACTGGCTCGATCGGGAAAGTCACGACTTCCACGAGCGCGTCCGCCGGGGCTATCTGGAGATCGCCCGATTGGAACCCGACCGGGTCGTCGTCATTGATGCCAGCGGATCGGTCGAGCACACCGCCGCGCGCGTGATCGAAGTGATCAGGGAGCGACTGCAAGGGTGGAGTTACGCACGGAGAAACGAGGAGAATCCGCCCGATGATGACCCGTAGCAACATCCGTCCGTGGCTCATTTGCTTGGGGGAAACATCTCGGTGGCCTTCGCAACGTTGATCGGCAATGAGAGCGTGAAGCACGCCCTTCGCACGGCCCTGGCGACGGGACGACTCGGCCAGGCATTGCTTTTCTCCGGTCCGAGCGGAGTGGGCAAACGGCAGTTCGCCTTAACTCTGGCCAAGGTGCTCAACTGCCATGCCCCCTCGGACAATGATTGTTGTGACCGGTGTCCGCCCTGCCGGCAGATTGAGCGGGGTGAGTTCCTCGATGTGATGGTCATCGAGCCGGAAACTCACGTCCTCAAAATTGATCAAATTCGTCATCTCGTCCAACACGCTCTCTACAAACCCTTTCAGGGGCGAGCCCGCGTGTTCCTCCTCGATCCCGCCGATGCCATGAACGACCAGGCGGCCAATGCGCTGCTCAAAACCCTGGAGGAGCCACCGCCCACATCGTTTTTCATCCTCCTGACGACCCGGCCTCACCAGTTACTGCCCACGATTCGTTCGCGCTGTCAACACTATCGGTTCCAACCGCTCACGGTCCGGGAAGTGGAAGCGTTTCTGCGCCAGCGATTTCACCGTCCGGATTCGGAGATTCGCTTGCTCGCCCGCCTGGCCCAGGGTCAGATCGGACGGGCCCTCGCCATTGATCTCTCGGCCTACGAGGCGATGCGTCGGGAGATGATCGAGATTCTCACTTTGCTTGCTTCGGGGAATCGAACGCGACTGATCGGAGCGGCGGAATATCTCGGACGCCGGCTGACGCGAGAGGAATGCGAGGAGCGACTGGATTTGTTAACCGGTCTTCTTGTAGACCTCGTCCGTCTGATCGAGAAAGCGGAACCGTCCTCTCTGCTCAACAGCGACATAGCCGACCGTCTCCTGCGACTGGCCGAGAAGCTCGGTCGTGAACGAATCGTTCGCCTCACGGAGCGGATAGAGAAATTTCGGAACGATCTTCGACGAAATATCCACCGGCAAATCGCGCTGGAAAACCTTTTTCTGAGCGAATGCGAACACGTACTATTGCAACGGTGACGAGATCATGAGAATTGAGGGAACAGCCACGATCAGGGCGCCGCGAGACATCGTATGGGACCTACTCATTGATCCGAACGTGATTGCCCGGTGCATCCCCGGCTGCCAGAAGCTGGAACCCCAGGGAGATAATCGCTATGCCGCCACGCTGGTTGTCGGTGTGGCCGCCATCCGCGGAACTTACGAGGGAACCTTCACGCTGAGCGATCTTCAACCGCCCGGGAGCTACCGTATCGCCTTCGACGGAAAGGGGACGCAGGGTTTCGTCGCAGGAACCGGAACCCTCACGCTACAACAACAGGATGAGCACACCACGGTTCACTATGCCGGTGATATTCGCATCGGGGGTACACTCGCGGCTGTGGGTCAACGAATGCTCCAATCGGCGGCCCGGATGATGGCCGGCCAGTTTTTCACGGCCATTGAAGCCGAAGCCGAAGCGGCCCTGAAAGCCCGGGAGACGGGCCGCGCCGCCCCATCCGTTCGACACGGCATCGTGCTGACGTTGCTTCGCTCCTTGCGCAATCTCGTGAGAAACGTCCTTCGTCGAGCCTTCAAACGATAAGCCACCTCTCCCTGGACGGACGTCATCGGACACGACTGGCCGAGTTGGCGCAAGCCCAAGATGTTGTCACACGACGCAAAACGCCCGGTCGAGATCAAGAACTATCCCCACGCTGATCCATCTACCGGATACCCCCGATGGGGTCATCCGAAATTCCAGAAACGGAATTGACCTCCGGACAATTCAGCCGGTGGACAGCCGCCGTCGCATCTCCTAGAATACGCGCCGCATGAGTGAGATTCAGGGGGATCCGAGTCGTGATAGGGCGCGAGAAGAAGACCGAACGATATCTATGCGAAGGAGAGTCACCAGCGAATGAAAAATGCCAGCGGACGGGTGATTCGTGAGAATCTTTTATCCGTCCTCGGGGTTTTCGCATCAGTCCGCGCG
Coding sequences:
- the miaA gene encoding tRNA (adenosine(37)-N6)-dimethylallyltransferase MiaA — encoded protein: MDSVRPRPIPAIVGPTASGKSDLGMALARHFGGEIINCDSVQVYRRLEIGTAKVPMSWRHLVPHHLIDIVEPTENFTAGEYARRARAVIEEIEARGRLAILVGGTGFYLRALRQPLFESPPTDLELRQRLTRIRERWGTHHLYRMLCRVDPPTAGRLSPNDWSRITRALEYYFQTGRRLSENQIHRPPPPDCARRIVVIALDPPREELYRRINARAEAMFRQGLVDEVKSLLDAGIPPSAKAFGAHGYRRVIQYLQGKISLPQAIELTKQDTRHYAKRQLTWFRREPGVTWFKGFGDDPRIQATVIAFLSETHDLHPADERQNDVEKRSG
- the hfq gene encoding RNA chaperone Hfq; protein product: MTDEQRQNVLGEDTSLATTEHNVQDVFLNHVRRERMTVTIYLVSGVKLIGKIKSFDKFSVLFDAGHQDMLLFKHAISTISVAKHSEAKVKAGASPSPEATP
- the tmk gene encoding dTMP kinase — its product is MRGRLITFEGIDGSGKTTMAARAADFLRQHNIPCVTTREPGGTRLGAAIRAILLPSTAEKKVTPLTELLLYAADRAEHVREVILPALEAGKIVLSDRYMDATIAYQGYGRGNDLEFVRALMTVVTAGVRPDLTLLLDLDVATAERRLHERGGRGANWLDRESHDFHERVRRGYLEIARLEPDRVVVIDASGSVEHTAARVIEVIRERLQGWSYARRNEENPPDDDP
- the holB gene encoding DNA polymerase III subunit delta'; the encoded protein is MAFATLIGNESVKHALRTALATGRLGQALLFSGPSGVGKRQFALTLAKVLNCHAPSDNDCCDRCPPCRQIERGEFLDVMVIEPETHVLKIDQIRHLVQHALYKPFQGRARVFLLDPADAMNDQAANALLKTLEEPPPTSFFILLTTRPHQLLPTIRSRCQHYRFQPLTVREVEAFLRQRFHRPDSEIRLLARLAQGQIGRALAIDLSAYEAMRREMIEILTLLASGNRTRLIGAAEYLGRRLTREECEERLDLLTGLLVDLVRLIEKAEPSSLLNSDIADRLLRLAEKLGRERIVRLTERIEKFRNDLRRNIHRQIALENLFLSECEHVLLQR
- a CDS encoding carbon monoxide dehydrogenase subunit G; protein product: MRIEGTATIRAPRDIVWDLLIDPNVIARCIPGCQKLEPQGDNRYAATLVVGVAAIRGTYEGTFTLSDLQPPGSYRIAFDGKGTQGFVAGTGTLTLQQQDEHTTVHYAGDIRIGGTLAAVGQRMLQSAARMMAGQFFTAIEAEAEAALKARETGRAAPSVRHGIVLTLLRSLRNLVRNVLRRAFKR